The following are encoded together in the Triticum dicoccoides isolate Atlit2015 ecotype Zavitan chromosome 6B, WEW_v2.0, whole genome shotgun sequence genome:
- the LOC119325993 gene encoding putative F-box/FBD/LRR-repeat protein At5g56810 — MLNKTAASGKGQFGDLTDDLLRHVLSFLPAADALQTCVLDTRWRDLWRRTTDLLLVFDETSFPSSGRFKQLVKLFIHLRGNSPLDKCKIVACVDDEEGCTYTNTMLLIKYALKCQVKELLLSVAVEDDDTVYDPIILDAPLISQHLKLLHLEQVNLKFSALNFSRCPVLEDLKMQRCGIDGRRISSKSLKRLCISDFCYFPEDFHVRIFAPGLISLQLDGFNGLTPSLEYMPFLEIAYVGLRDECYDFCRSNRQDCEFDDCGCHAYPVGEGVLLHGLSNAVNLELIADHGSERFIYTWDLKCCPIFDKLKTLLLSEWFTTVDLVCILQHSPILEMLTLQLDNTKKLVRATGAQEMIDQSFVCLHLKVVNIECRKVDEGVRKILTILSTCGIPREQIGIKEQLRYSDRFSFQKPL, encoded by the exons ATGCTCAACAAGACCGCGGCGAGCGGCAAGGGTCAATTCGGTGACCTCACCGACGACCTCCTCCGGCACGTGCTGTCCTTTCTGCCTGCGGCTGATGCTCTGCAGACTTGCGTGCTCGACACCCGGTGGCGCGACCTCTGGAGGCGCACCACCGACCTCCTCCTAGTCTTTGATGAGACCAGTTTCCCGAGCTCCGGGCGTTTCAAACAGCTGGTGAAACTCTTCATCCACCTCCGGGGAAACTCACCTCTCGACAAGTGCAAGATCGTTGCCTGTGTTGATGATGAGGAGGGGTGCACATACACAAACACCATGCTGTTGATCAAGTACGCTCTAAAGTGCCAAGTTAAGGAGCTCCTACTCAGTGTTGCTGTTGAAGATGATGACACTGTGTACGACCCAATAATACTTGATGCGCCTCTCATCTCCCAGCACTTGAAGCTCTTACACCTCGAACAGGTTAACCTGAAATTCTCCGCTCTGAATTTCTCGCGCTGCCCGGTATTAGAGGATCTAAAGATGCAACGTTGCGGCATTGATGGACGCAGGATATCTTCCAAATCACTAAAGCGTTTGTGCATTTCCGACTTCTGTTACTTCCCTGAGGATTTCCACGTTCGGATATTTGCCCCGGGTCTTATCTCTTTGCAACTTGATGGTTTTAATGGCTTGACCCCTTCCCTTGAATACATGCCATTTCTAGAAATAGCTTATGTTGGGCTTCGCGATGAATGCTATGATTTCTGTCGTAGTAACCGGCAGGATTGTGAGTTTGATGACTGTGGCTGTCATGCTTATCCCGTTGGCGAAGGTGTGCTTCTCCATGGTTTGTCCAATGCTGTGAATTTGGAGTTGATTGCTGATCATGGATCTGAAAGG TTTATCTACACATGGGATTTAAAATGCTGCCCCATATTCGACAAACTGAAGACTCTATTACTCAGTGAGTGGTTTACAACTGTTGACTTGGTGTGCATTCTCCAACACTCTCCAATTCTTGAGATGCTCACTCTTCAGCTGGATAACACTAAG AAACTCGTTAGAGCAACAGGAGCCCAAGAAATGATCGACCAATCATTTGTGTGCTTGCACCTTAAGGTTGTCAACATTGAATGTAGAAAGGTTGACGAGGGAGTTCGCAAAATTTTGACGATCTTGAGTACATGTGGCATACCTCGTGAGCAAATTGGCATCAAGGAGCAATTACGTTACTCAGACC